The following proteins are co-located in the Chloroflexota bacterium genome:
- the thiD gene encoding bifunctional hydroxymethylpyrimidine kinase/phosphomethylpyrimidine kinase: MDRVRTALTIAGSDSGGGAGIQADLKTFSALGVFGASAITAITAQNTLGVTAVFELPTDLIAAQIDAVVSDIGADAVKTGMLSSSEIIRVVAAKVREHRLATLVVDPVMVATSGDRLLREDAVTALRTELLPLATVATPNLPEAGVLLGREITTVEEMRQAAREIVGLGARSVLVKGGHLAGDAVDVLYDGAAFLELPAPRIDTTSTHGTGCTLASAIAALLARGESLEGAIRGAKAYVTSAIERAFPVGHGHGPVNHFHQWWG, encoded by the coding sequence ATGGACCGCGTGCGGACGGCGCTGACCATTGCAGGCTCGGACTCCGGCGGCGGCGCCGGCATCCAGGCTGACTTGAAGACGTTCTCCGCACTCGGCGTCTTCGGCGCCTCGGCGATCACGGCGATCACCGCCCAGAACACGCTGGGGGTGACCGCCGTCTTCGAGCTGCCCACGGACCTGATCGCCGCGCAGATCGACGCCGTGGTGTCGGACATCGGCGCGGACGCCGTCAAGACGGGGATGCTCTCCAGCTCGGAGATCATCCGGGTGGTGGCGGCAAAGGTCCGCGAGCACCGCCTCGCAACCCTCGTCGTCGATCCGGTGATGGTGGCGACCAGCGGTGACCGGCTGCTGCGCGAGGACGCGGTGACGGCCCTCCGCACCGAGCTGCTGCCCCTGGCGACGGTCGCCACGCCCAACCTGCCTGAGGCCGGTGTGCTGCTTGGACGAGAGATCACCACCGTCGAGGAGATGCGCCAGGCCGCCCGCGAGATCGTGGGGCTGGGCGCGCGCAGCGTGCTGGTGAAGGGCGGCCACCTGGCCGGCGATGCGGTGGACGTGCTCTACGACGGCGCGGCGTTCCTGGAGCTGCCGGCCCCCCGCATCGACACGACGAGCACCCACGGGACGGGCTGCACGCTGGCCTCGGCTATCGCGGCGCTGCTGGCGCGTGGCGAGTCATTGGAGGGGGCCATCAGGGGCGCGAAGGCGTACGTGACGAGTGCCATCGAGCGGGCGTTCCCGGTCGGGCACGGGCACGGGCCAGTCAACCACTTCCACCAGTGGTGGGGGTAG
- a CDS encoding chemotaxis protein CheX codes for METRTVVDPAIEQVLAQPSRTIPKAEHLEPFVAAARDVLEQELASEVQSGKLALANGTCTTHEVTAIVGITGQLTGMAMYGMSEETALAIVGQLMGCPCDELDELALSGIGELANVITGCATTLLAQLGLEVDIAPPVLLQGAGSRMSTAGIQRLVVPLVTALGTVEAQLAIKERR; via the coding sequence ATGGAGACGCGGACCGTCGTCGATCCCGCCATCGAGCAGGTGCTCGCGCAGCCGTCGCGCACGATCCCCAAGGCCGAGCACCTGGAGCCGTTTGTGGCCGCTGCGCGCGACGTGCTCGAGCAGGAGCTGGCCTCCGAGGTGCAGTCTGGCAAGCTGGCGCTGGCCAACGGCACCTGCACGACCCACGAAGTGACCGCCATCGTCGGCATCACCGGCCAGCTGACTGGCATGGCGATGTACGGCATGAGCGAGGAGACCGCCCTGGCGATTGTCGGGCAGTTGATGGGCTGCCCGTGCGACGAGCTGGACGAGCTGGCCCTTTCGGGTATCGGCGAGCTGGCAAACGTCATCACCGGCTGCGCAACCACCCTGCTGGCCCAGCTCGGCCTCGAAGTGGACATCGCCCCGCCAGTCCTGTTGCAGGGTGCTGGCAGCCGCATGAGCACCGCTGGCATCCAGCGGCTCGTCGTTCCGCTGGTGACGGCGCTCGGCACAGTCGAGGCCCAGCTGGCGATCAAGGAGCGGCGGTAA
- the fliN gene encoding flagellar motor switch protein FliN, whose translation MEDPTKQGGLDDESWMDEMGWGEDPAPEPVAAAAAVPSMPAVMASPVSAPAATAFAPLSEGISEADRTQIDLLLDINLQVTVELGRTRMKIAEILALRNGSVIELDRLAGEPADILVNGTLIARGEVVVVDEKFGVRVIEVVSRAKRIASLG comes from the coding sequence ATGGAAGACCCAACGAAGCAAGGTGGCCTGGACGACGAGTCCTGGATGGATGAGATGGGCTGGGGTGAAGACCCGGCCCCAGAACCGGTGGCCGCCGCGGCTGCCGTCCCGTCGATGCCGGCCGTGATGGCCTCGCCGGTCTCGGCGCCGGCCGCCACGGCGTTCGCGCCGCTGTCGGAGGGCATCTCCGAGGCCGACCGCACCCAGATCGATCTGCTGCTGGATATCAACCTGCAAGTGACGGTGGAGCTGGGGCGCACGCGGATGAAGATCGCCGAGATCCTGGCGCTGCGGAACGGCTCGGTCATCGAGCTGGACCGGCTGGCCGGCGAGCCGGCGGACATCCTGGTCAACGGCACGCTGATCGCCAGGGGCGAGGTCGTGGTGGTGGACGAGAAGTTTGGCGTCCGCGTCATCGAGGTCGTGTCGCGCGCCAAGCGGATCGCGTCGCTCGGCTAG
- a CDS encoding chemotaxis protein CheW, which produces MQGTALAIGDEQVVVLELAGEAYGVEIGRVEEIIRMQAITRIPNGPAFIEGVTNLRGRVIPVLDLRKRFGLPATEATRRSRIVVGELGEHTVGLVVDGVSEVLLVGSDAVEPPSTLVTSADSAFLRGVAKLEERLILLLDLSRILTRAEQEDLAA; this is translated from the coding sequence ATGCAGGGCACTGCCTTGGCGATCGGGGATGAGCAGGTCGTAGTGCTCGAGCTTGCGGGCGAGGCGTACGGCGTGGAGATCGGTCGCGTCGAGGAGATCATCCGGATGCAGGCCATCACACGGATTCCGAACGGCCCGGCCTTCATCGAGGGCGTGACGAACCTGCGCGGCCGGGTGATCCCCGTGCTCGACCTTCGCAAGCGATTCGGGCTGCCGGCCACCGAGGCGACACGGCGCAGCCGGATCGTCGTCGGCGAGCTGGGCGAGCACACGGTGGGCCTGGTGGTCGACGGGGTGTCCGAGGTGCTGCTGGTCGGCTCCGACGCCGTCGAGCCGCCGTCGACCCTGGTCACATCCGCGGATTCAGCCTTCCTCCGGGGGGTTGCGAAGCTGGAGGAGCGGCTCATCCTGCTGCTCGACCTCTCTCGCATCCTGACCCGGGCCGAGCAGGAGGATCTGGCAGCCTGA
- a CDS encoding flagellar basal body-associated FliL family protein, with amino-acid sequence MKALSKGKIILMILGLLLGAGAALGATLAFGESLGITKPAQTTIKYVEKPKVGMMLPMRERIVNLADPGVMRYLKVSITLEMADHSGKALPAGEKYKEAQNELKLELAGTLPLIEDELTAMLTARTSAELMAPEGKQRLRDEIKAKLNRAFEKQAHDPKERQEVLSVYFSDFIIQ; translated from the coding sequence ATGAAAGCGCTGTCCAAAGGCAAAATCATCCTGATGATCCTCGGGCTTCTGCTCGGAGCCGGGGCCGCGCTGGGCGCTACCCTCGCCTTTGGCGAGTCGCTGGGGATCACCAAGCCGGCCCAGACGACCATCAAGTACGTCGAGAAGCCGAAAGTCGGCATGATGCTCCCGATGCGCGAGCGCATCGTGAATCTGGCAGACCCTGGCGTGATGCGCTACCTCAAGGTGTCCATTACGCTGGAGATGGCGGACCACTCTGGCAAGGCCCTGCCCGCGGGTGAGAAGTACAAGGAGGCGCAGAACGAGCTGAAGCTCGAGCTGGCCGGCACGCTCCCCCTCATCGAGGATGAGCTGACCGCGATGCTGACCGCCCGGACGTCCGCCGAGCTGATGGCCCCTGAGGGTAAGCAGCGGCTGCGCGACGAGATCAAGGCCAAGCTCAACCGCGCGTTTGAGAAGCAGGCGCACGATCCGAAAGAGCGGCAGGAGGTCCTGTCCGTCTACTTCAGCGACTTCATCATCCAGTAG
- a CDS encoding chemotaxis protein CheD gives MIATATSVIAVGLGDLFLSRSEDLVAYSLGSCIGICLWDPGTKVAAMAHVVLPAAPAGGSVALPGKFGDTAVPAMLDALAKAGAQKFRLQCKIAGGAAVLAIGGGGSLPKIGERNIEAVKKALASVNIRILGEQTGGNMGRTVRLEPSTGRVLVRTVRGTETEL, from the coding sequence ATGATTGCTACAGCTACATCTGTCATTGCTGTCGGGCTAGGTGATCTCTTCCTGAGTCGATCTGAAGATCTGGTGGCCTATAGCCTCGGCTCATGCATCGGGATCTGCCTGTGGGATCCCGGCACCAAAGTGGCCGCCATGGCCCACGTCGTCTTGCCGGCTGCGCCTGCGGGCGGCTCCGTGGCACTGCCAGGCAAGTTCGGCGACACCGCCGTGCCAGCGATGCTCGACGCCCTCGCCAAAGCTGGCGCGCAGAAGTTTCGCCTGCAGTGCAAGATCGCCGGCGGCGCTGCCGTCCTGGCAATCGGCGGCGGCGGCAGCCTCCCAAAGATCGGCGAGCGCAACATCGAGGCGGTGAAGAAGGCGCTCGCGTCCGTCAACATCCGCATTCTCGGCGAGCAGACCGGCGGCAACATGGGGCGTACCGTGCGCCTTGAGCCGTCGACCGGGCGCGTCCTGGTGCGGACCGT
- a CDS encoding flagellar motor protein, whose translation MDKTTLPGLILALVALLGGAMMEGTTPDKLVMLPAFIIVIGGTFGAALISFPLSVATSLGKLMTIAIKDAPHDLTHVVDTFVKLADRARREGLLALEQEAGSLEPFTRRGIQMVVDGSDPALVREILEADIEAMKERHKPGAGFFEAMGGYAPTMGIIGTVMGLVHVLENLSEPDKLGPLIASAFLATLYGIFFANACFLPLASKLKVKSAHEAHSKELVVEGVMAVQAGDNPRVVREKLEAYLPPALRGHGQGGAKGSAAAEKKAA comes from the coding sequence ATGGATAAAACAACGCTTCCTGGTCTGATCCTCGCCCTTGTCGCGCTGCTGGGCGGCGCGATGATGGAGGGGACGACCCCGGACAAGCTGGTCATGCTGCCGGCGTTCATCATCGTGATTGGGGGGACTTTCGGGGCCGCCCTGATCTCGTTCCCGCTGTCGGTCGCGACGTCCCTCGGGAAGCTGATGACCATCGCCATCAAGGACGCCCCGCACGACTTGACCCACGTGGTGGACACGTTCGTCAAGCTTGCGGACCGCGCCCGCCGCGAGGGTCTGCTGGCGCTTGAACAGGAAGCTGGATCGCTCGAGCCGTTCACGCGGCGCGGCATCCAGATGGTGGTCGATGGCAGCGACCCGGCGCTGGTGCGGGAGATCCTTGAAGCGGACATCGAGGCGATGAAGGAGCGCCACAAGCCTGGCGCGGGCTTCTTCGAGGCGATGGGCGGGTACGCGCCGACGATGGGCATCATCGGTACGGTGATGGGCCTTGTCCACGTGCTCGAGAACCTGTCCGAGCCGGACAAGCTCGGCCCACTGATCGCCTCGGCCTTCCTGGCAACGCTGTACGGGATCTTCTTCGCGAACGCCTGCTTCCTGCCGCTCGCCAGCAAGCTCAAGGTAAAGAGTGCACACGAGGCCCACTCGAAGGAGCTGGTCGTCGAGGGCGTGATGGCCGTCCAGGCGGGAGACAACCCCCGCGTGGTCCGTGAGAAGCTGGAAGCGTACCTGCCGCCCGCCCTGCGCGGACACGGTCAGGGTGGCGCGAAGGGTAGCGCGGCAGCCGAGAAGAAGGCGGCCTGA
- the fliM gene encoding flagellar motor switch protein FliM, producing MRDNKILSQSEIEALLSGDLNLGGDDEDAGLPPVDGDSDQPELAQSAAPVAVAAPPLAPQKPAKLYDFRRPDKFSKEHLRSLRILHESFARMLGSSLTSYLSAGVQVRLTMLEQGTYDEYIQSLPTPTVIYVVGLAPLPGQAVVELNLPVARVLIDRLLGGTGTPTPRTGEMTEIEMALLKTIGQFILSSLREAWANVVPLRPTMQEPVLSPELAQFATVAEATVMLVLEVCVFKVTGTISMCLPYQVLQPVLDSLTSQVWTSTTPSRSSDQDSREQMGERISQVTLPVTVELGAMGMTVEGLLSLQKGNVLRLNTSANGPLPIRIDDRVKFVGQAGLSGKHLAVQIVRAVESES from the coding sequence ATGCGCGACAACAAGATCCTCTCCCAGTCAGAGATCGAGGCGCTGCTCTCTGGCGATCTGAACCTCGGCGGCGACGACGAGGACGCGGGTCTGCCGCCGGTGGATGGCGACTCGGATCAGCCAGAGCTCGCACAGAGCGCAGCTCCTGTTGCCGTTGCAGCGCCGCCGCTGGCCCCACAGAAGCCAGCCAAGCTGTACGACTTCCGCCGCCCCGACAAGTTCTCGAAGGAGCACTTGCGCTCGCTGCGGATCCTCCACGAGTCGTTTGCCCGGATGCTCGGCTCGTCGCTCACGTCGTACCTCAGCGCGGGCGTGCAGGTCCGGCTCACCATGCTGGAGCAGGGCACCTACGACGAGTACATCCAGTCCCTGCCCACGCCGACGGTCATCTACGTCGTCGGGCTGGCGCCGCTGCCGGGGCAGGCTGTTGTCGAGTTGAACCTGCCGGTCGCCCGCGTGCTGATCGACCGGCTGCTCGGCGGGACTGGCACCCCGACGCCCCGTACGGGTGAGATGACCGAGATCGAGATGGCCTTGCTCAAGACCATCGGGCAGTTCATCTTGAGCAGCTTGCGCGAGGCCTGGGCGAACGTCGTGCCGCTCCGCCCGACGATGCAAGAGCCAGTGCTCAGCCCGGAGCTGGCCCAGTTCGCCACGGTGGCCGAGGCCACCGTGATGCTGGTGCTGGAAGTCTGCGTCTTCAAGGTGACAGGCACCATCAGCATGTGTCTGCCCTACCAGGTGCTCCAGCCGGTGCTGGACAGCCTCACCTCGCAGGTCTGGACCTCGACCACCCCCTCGCGCAGCTCCGACCAGGACAGCCGCGAGCAGATGGGCGAGCGCATCAGCCAGGTGACGCTGCCGGTCACCGTCGAGCTGGGCGCGATGGGCATGACCGTTGAGGGGCTGCTGTCCCTGCAGAAGGGCAACGTGCTGCGGCTGAACACGAGTGCGAACGGACCGCTTCCGATTCGCATTGACGACCGCGTCAAGTTTGTCGGTCAGGCCGGCTTGAGCGGGAAGCACCTCGCGGTGCAGATCGTCCGCGCTGTCGAATCGGAGAGCTGA
- a CDS encoding flagellar FlbD family protein, which translates to MISVTRLDGTELVVNAELIELVEATPDTHLTLVDGRNLIVQEAPAEVVARVIAYRRAAYGPQSAVRLAS; encoded by the coding sequence ATGATCTCTGTGACCCGGCTCGATGGTACCGAGCTGGTCGTGAACGCCGAGCTGATCGAGCTCGTCGAGGCCACCCCGGATACCCATCTGACCCTGGTCGATGGTCGCAACCTGATCGTGCAGGAAGCGCCGGCGGAAGTCGTGGCGCGTGTCATCGCGTATCGGCGGGCCGCCTACGGTCCGCAGAGCGCCGTTCGGCTTGCCAGCTAG
- a CDS encoding OmpA family protein, with translation MAKKKKHHEEGHVNHERWLVSYADMITLLMVLFVVLFAMGQTDKAKMDALRTSLQRAFAVEVLRGAEPTSLKGSSGSAMIPPVMPAALSQEVAAMTGGSSQDGPIAQALAEVRQAVNDVPVPPDTSGRVEVGVSREGIVISLAGNLLFDSGKSDLKPRGMTLLDTLAERLRTMPNEIRVEGHTDNIPIATALYPSNWELSSARATTVSRYFAEHADIAPIRLSAAGFGEFRPVAPNDSREGRARNRRVDLVVLFPQSPGNGTQAVAGARPAAPAGLPGAPVANRGTQP, from the coding sequence ATGGCGAAGAAGAAGAAGCACCACGAAGAAGGTCACGTCAACCACGAACGGTGGCTGGTCAGCTACGCCGACATGATCACGCTGCTGATGGTGCTGTTCGTGGTGCTCTTCGCGATGGGCCAGACCGACAAGGCGAAGATGGACGCTCTGCGGACGTCACTGCAGCGCGCCTTTGCCGTGGAGGTGCTGCGAGGCGCCGAGCCCACCAGCCTGAAGGGCTCGAGCGGCTCGGCGATGATCCCGCCGGTCATGCCGGCCGCGCTCAGCCAGGAGGTCGCCGCGATGACCGGCGGCTCCTCGCAGGACGGACCCATCGCCCAGGCGCTCGCAGAAGTTCGTCAGGCAGTCAACGATGTCCCCGTCCCCCCGGACACGTCCGGCCGCGTTGAAGTAGGTGTGTCGCGAGAGGGGATCGTGATCAGTCTGGCTGGGAATCTTCTGTTCGATTCTGGCAAGTCTGATCTCAAACCGCGTGGCATGACCCTGCTGGACACGCTCGCGGAGCGGTTGAGGACCATGCCAAACGAGATTCGGGTGGAAGGCCATACCGACAATATCCCGATCGCGACGGCACTGTATCCCTCGAACTGGGAGCTGTCCTCGGCCCGCGCGACGACGGTGAGCCGGTACTTCGCCGAGCACGCCGACATCGCCCCGATCCGCCTGAGTGCCGCCGGCTTCGGGGAGTTCCGCCCCGTCGCCCCGAACGACAGCCGTGAGGGCCGCGCCAGGAACCGCCGCGTCGACCTGGTCGTGCTCTTCCCGCAGTCCCCTGGGAACGGGACACAGGCTGTCGCTGGCGCCCGCCCCGCCGCGCCCGCCGGGCTCCCCGGAGCACCTGTCGCCAACCGAGGTACACAACCATGA
- the fliO gene encoding flagellar biosynthetic protein FliO translates to MPVTHEQPADPAAPPAVSGEPAAQPNGASAGVSAARAAGALAPAAEFWRSVSWREPRTAGAQIVAQFGMAKLAVAGALLVLVLGAFLLPGSVERGDPFDGPGAAMDLVLKLGAVLALAYVSMAALKRYTAGSISQRGTLLEVLDSTTLGPNRSVYVVRAGGKRLVLGVTQNQITPLGELDETPPA, encoded by the coding sequence ATGCCTGTCACGCACGAACAGCCTGCTGATCCCGCCGCCCCGCCGGCCGTTTCGGGCGAGCCGGCGGCCCAACCGAACGGTGCTTCGGCCGGTGTTTCGGCCGCTCGTGCTGCTGGCGCGCTGGCCCCGGCCGCCGAGTTCTGGCGGTCCGTCTCCTGGCGTGAGCCGCGCACGGCCGGCGCGCAGATCGTGGCGCAGTTCGGCATGGCGAAGCTGGCGGTGGCGGGCGCTCTCCTGGTGCTGGTGCTCGGGGCGTTCCTGTTGCCGGGCAGTGTCGAGCGCGGCGACCCGTTCGACGGCCCGGGCGCGGCGATGGATCTGGTGCTCAAGCTCGGCGCGGTGCTGGCGCTGGCCTACGTCTCGATGGCCGCCCTCAAGCGGTACACTGCCGGCAGCATCAGCCAGCGCGGGACGCTCCTGGAAGTGTTGGACTCCACCACGCTCGGCCCGAACCGGTCCGTCTACGTGGTGCGGGCCGGCGGCAAACGGCTGGTGCTGGGGGTAACCCAGAACCAGATCACGCCCCTGGGCGAGCTGGACGAGACGCCGCCCGCCTGA
- a CDS encoding chemotaxis protein CheC gives MHETLTSPLAPSPTPELSAELSAELATMAVVAASAVQSAANALSEMALREITAVSPEVRMVDLSHLTMVAGDPERSVVAVYLGIEGDIQGHILMAFSEAMALGLVDMLLGEPEGTTSELGELEISALAEAGNVGGSFFLTTIADWSGLTLPPTPPVVIHEMCGAILGTLAGELALQAHDQAMVIDAQFTCDGQVVDASFFMFPGDQMIEKVGHARPAEAALA, from the coding sequence ATGCACGAGACGCTGACGAGTCCGCTCGCGCCCTCGCCCACGCCTGAGCTGAGCGCCGAGCTGAGCGCCGAGCTGGCCACGATGGCAGTCGTGGCCGCCTCGGCGGTCCAGAGCGCCGCGAACGCCCTGTCTGAGATGGCCCTGCGTGAGATCACGGCGGTCTCGCCAGAGGTCAGGATGGTGGACCTGTCCCATCTGACGATGGTGGCTGGTGACCCCGAACGATCCGTCGTGGCCGTCTACCTCGGGATCGAGGGCGACATCCAGGGGCACATCCTGATGGCCTTCAGCGAGGCGATGGCGCTGGGGCTGGTCGACATGCTGCTGGGCGAGCCAGAGGGAACCACCTCGGAGCTTGGCGAGCTGGAGATCTCGGCGCTGGCCGAAGCCGGCAACGTCGGCGGCTCGTTCTTCCTGACCACCATCGCGGACTGGTCCGGCCTGACGCTCCCCCCGACGCCCCCGGTCGTCATCCACGAGATGTGCGGTGCAATCCTCGGGACGTTGGCCGGCGAGCTGGCCCTCCAGGCGCACGATCAGGCCATGGTCATTGACGCGCAGTTCACCTGCGACGGGCAAGTGGTCGACGCCTCGTTCTTCATGTTCCCCGGCGATCAGATGATCGAGAAGGTTGGCCATGCTCGACCAGCCGAGGCGGCCCTTGCATGA
- a CDS encoding response regulator — translation MAKILIADDAAFMRMRCGKMLQSHGHTVIEAENGREAVDKFNSENVDVVLLDITMPEMDGLTALKEIKKADPNARVAMVTAIGQQQVVMEALQSGARDFVVKPFQPERVLAAVEKLLK, via the coding sequence GTGGCAAAGATTCTGATCGCCGACGACGCCGCCTTCATGCGGATGCGCTGCGGCAAGATGCTGCAGTCCCACGGGCACACCGTCATTGAAGCCGAGAACGGCCGCGAGGCCGTGGACAAGTTCAACAGCGAGAACGTGGACGTCGTCCTGCTGGACATCACCATGCCCGAGATGGACGGCCTGACGGCCCTCAAGGAGATCAAGAAGGCGGACCCGAACGCCCGCGTGGCGATGGTGACGGCCATTGGTCAGCAGCAGGTCGTGATGGAAGCGCTCCAGTCGGGCGCGCGCGACTTCGTGGTCAAGCCGTTCCAGCCGGAGCGCGTGCTCGCGGCCGTGGAGAAGCTCCTCAAGTAG
- a CDS encoding chemotaxis protein CheA, giving the protein MELRLDATPEELPIFIAETDEMLQMLDEQLVRLEQDGPSPELLQEVFRAAHTIKGSSAAIGHLRMAKLTHATESLLDKVRHGEIATTPALTELLFQALDMLKALAAEVQTGEMTDLDVTNLVSKLEAHAANKGASTASSRGVRPSVIEPPEGATHHMLVQLDSEEWKSVRAFQTLLAVDECGEILLSRPSRTEVIQQLVNKRLEIYVRSTKTIDQIREKLGGVQDITILRLLDVEDMAFEDSAAMGDVHQAPQTDAAAAAQSSDHGPAGAAGAANKKGAARPATATVRIDVERLDRLLNLVGELVIDRTRLLGLGRALQDQLGEHAMLSEITETVFHLGRVTDEMQAEVMKSRMLPIGTVFSRFPRVTRDLSTRQGKKVELVIEGQETELDRSVIEEIGDPLVHLLRNAIDHGVEQPADRIAAGKPEMAIVKLTAEHVESSIVITVEDNGRGIDPAKIKAKSVERGLITAEVAQRMSDAEALELIFAPGFSTAAAVTDISGRGVGMDIVRTNVERLGGTVEVQSKLGEGSRFFLRLPLTLAIVQALLVRVGGGIYALPLSSVTETLRVPVADIQRLQQQEAILLRGKVLPIVRCSALFQCESELPPNARDILVVAVKVGERQIGLAVDRLLGEQEVVIKSLGDLIGDVPGLSSAAILGDGTVALIVDVPALVQRLATMDRAEWRWSDARDADESARALAHA; this is encoded by the coding sequence ATGGAGCTGCGGCTCGACGCGACCCCTGAGGAGCTTCCGATCTTCATTGCGGAGACGGATGAGATGCTCCAGATGCTCGACGAGCAGCTTGTTCGCCTCGAGCAGGATGGCCCGAGCCCGGAGCTCCTTCAGGAGGTCTTTCGGGCCGCGCACACCATCAAAGGCTCGTCGGCGGCAATCGGCCATCTCCGCATGGCCAAGCTCACCCATGCCACCGAGAGTCTCCTCGACAAGGTCCGGCACGGCGAGATCGCCACGACGCCGGCCCTGACGGAGCTGCTGTTCCAGGCCCTTGACATGCTCAAGGCCCTGGCCGCCGAGGTCCAGACTGGTGAGATGACCGACCTGGACGTCACCAACCTGGTCTCGAAGCTCGAAGCCCATGCTGCCAACAAGGGCGCCTCGACGGCGTCCTCGCGCGGCGTGCGCCCGAGCGTCATCGAGCCGCCGGAGGGCGCAACGCACCACATGCTGGTGCAGCTCGACTCCGAGGAGTGGAAGTCGGTCCGCGCGTTCCAGACGCTGCTCGCGGTGGACGAGTGCGGCGAGATTCTCCTGAGCCGGCCGTCGCGCACGGAGGTCATCCAGCAGCTCGTCAACAAGCGGCTGGAGATCTACGTCCGCTCGACGAAGACCATCGACCAGATCCGCGAGAAGCTCGGCGGCGTGCAGGACATCACCATCCTGCGCCTGCTCGACGTCGAAGACATGGCCTTTGAAGATTCGGCGGCCATGGGAGACGTCCACCAGGCGCCACAGACGGACGCCGCCGCCGCTGCCCAGAGCAGCGATCACGGCCCGGCCGGCGCGGCTGGCGCCGCCAACAAGAAGGGGGCAGCACGCCCAGCCACGGCCACCGTCCGCATCGACGTGGAGCGGCTGGATCGGTTGCTCAACCTGGTGGGCGAGCTGGTCATCGACCGGACCCGTTTGCTGGGGCTGGGCCGCGCCTTGCAGGATCAGCTGGGCGAGCACGCGATGCTCTCCGAGATCACCGAGACGGTCTTTCACCTGGGCCGCGTCACCGACGAGATGCAGGCCGAGGTGATGAAGAGCCGGATGCTGCCGATCGGCACCGTCTTCAGCCGCTTCCCGCGCGTCACCCGTGACCTGTCAACCCGCCAGGGCAAGAAGGTCGAGCTGGTGATCGAGGGGCAAGAGACCGAGCTGGACCGGTCGGTCATCGAAGAGATCGGCGATCCGCTGGTGCACCTGCTGCGAAACGCCATCGATCACGGCGTGGAGCAGCCGGCCGACCGCATCGCCGCTGGCAAGCCCGAGATGGCCATCGTGAAGCTGACGGCGGAACACGTCGAAAGCTCCATCGTGATCACCGTCGAGGACAACGGGCGAGGCATCGACCCGGCCAAGATCAAGGCGAAGTCGGTCGAGCGCGGGCTCATCACGGCAGAAGTCGCCCAGCGTATGTCGGACGCCGAAGCGCTGGAGCTGATCTTCGCCCCGGGCTTCTCGACGGCCGCCGCCGTCACGGACATCTCTGGGCGCGGTGTCGGTATGGACATCGTGCGGACGAACGTCGAGCGGCTGGGCGGCACCGTCGAGGTGCAGTCGAAGCTCGGCGAGGGCAGCCGGTTCTTCCTGCGCCTCCCGCTGACCCTGGCGATTGTCCAGGCGCTGCTGGTGCGCGTGGGCGGCGGCATCTACGCACTGCCGCTCTCAAGCGTCACCGAGACGCTGCGCGTCCCCGTGGCCGACATCCAGCGGCTGCAGCAGCAGGAGGCGATCCTCCTGCGCGGGAAGGTCCTGCCGATCGTGCGGTGCTCCGCGCTGTTCCAGTGCGAGTCCGAGCTGCCGCCCAACGCGCGTGACATTCTCGTCGTCGCCGTCAAGGTCGGCGAGCGACAGATCGGCCTGGCCGTGGATCGGCTGCTGGGCGAGCAGGAAGTCGTGATCAAGTCGCTGGGCGACCTGATCGGCGACGTGCCGGGCCTCTCCAGCGCGGCCATCCTTGGCGACGGCACGGTCGCCCTCATCGTCGACGTTCCGGCGCTGGTCCAGCGACTCGCTACGATGGACCGGGCCGAGTGGAGGTGGTCCGATGCACGAGACGCTGACGAGTCCGCTCGCGCCCTCGCCCACGCCTGA